A genomic window from Triticum urartu cultivar G1812 chromosome 7, Tu2.1, whole genome shotgun sequence includes:
- the LOC125520362 gene encoding probable nucleoside diphosphate kinase 5 — translation MAGAASSVAPVLVICLLSLVLFFHRCRSCEAVEIERTLAMIKPDGLSGNYTEKIKEAILESGFDIIEEAVVQLDVERASLFYAEHADRSFFNSLVKYMTSGPVCAMILESPDAISCWRNLIGPTDARKAKTSHPDSIRAMCGLDSEKNCVHGSDSPQSAAREISFFFGDDKSEALEHDEL, via the exons ATGGCCGGGGCAGCTTCGTCGGTAGCGCCAGTTCTCGTCATCTGCTTGCTGTCTCTTGTTCTCTTCTTCCACAG GTGCCGGAGCTGTGAGGCTGTGGAGATAGAGAGGACGTTGGCGATGATCAAGCCGGATGGTTTGTCTGGTAACTACACCGAAAAAATCAAGGAGGCCATCTTGGAGTCTGGATTTGATATCATAGAAGAGGCAGTTGTCCAGCTGGATGTAGAGAGGGCATCACTCTTCTACGCTGAGCATGCCGATAGAAGCTTCTTCAACAGCCTAGTGAAGTACATGACGAG TGGTCCAGTTTGTGCTATGATTCTGGAAAGCCCCGATGCCATTTCATGCTGGCGAAATTTGATAGGGCCAACTGATGCAAGAAAGGCTAAAACTTCACACCCTGACAG CATTAGAGCAATGTGCGGCTTGGACTCTGAGAAAAATTGTGTGCATGGTTCAGATTCACCACAATCTGCAGCTAGAGAGATTTCGTTTTTCTTCGGAGATGATAAATCTG AAGCGCTGGAACATGACGAGCTGTAG
- the LOC125520361 gene encoding vacuolar protein sorting-associated protein 32 homolog 2-like: protein MSGVFGRVFGKSKEQSQASALASIDKLSETLEMLEKKENLLMKKANLEVEKAKAFTKAKNKKAAIQCLKRKRLYEQQVEQLGNFQLRIHDQMIMLEGAKATTETVDALRTGASAMKAMHKSTNIDDVDKTMDEINDNMENMRQIQDLLSAPMGAASDFDEDELEAELADLEGEELEAQLLAPTTSAPMTAPARVPQQSSRPTAQSSKTEDDELAALQAEMAM, encoded by the exons ATGTCGGGGGTTTTCGGCAGGGTGTTCGGGAAGTCCAAGGAGCAGAGCCAGGCGTCCGCGCTGGCCTCCATCGACAAGCTCAGCGAG ACTCTTGAAATGTTAGAAAAGAAGGAAAATTTACTAATGAAGAAGGCGAATCTTGAAGTTGAGAAGGCAAAGGCGTTCACCAAAGCCAAGAACAAAAAAG CTGCAATACAATGTCTGAAGAGGAAGAGATTATATGAGCAACAGGTGGAGCAGCTTGGGAATTTCCAATTGAGGATTCATGATCAG ATGATAATGCTGGAAGGTGCAAAAGCTACAACAGAGACTGTGGATGCATTGAGAACCGGAGCATCAGCAATGAAAGCTATGCACAAatcaac AAATATTGATGATGTTGACAAAACCATGGACGAAATTAATGACAACATGGAGAACATGCGGCAGATCCAGGATCTACTATCTGCGCCTATGGGAGCAGCAAGTGATTTCGATGAa GATGAGCTGGAAGCTGAACTTGCGGATTTGGAGGGCGAGGAGTTGGAGGCACAGCTACTAGCACCTACCACAAGTGCTCCTATGACTGCTCCAGCGCGTGTACCTCAGCAGTCGAGTCGGCCCACTGCGCAGAGCAGTAAAACTGAAGACGATGAGCTGGCAGCTTTACAAGCTGAGATGGCTATGTAA